From Paenibacillus sp. FSL H8-0537:
TAGATGAAACCTACGAATTGGATTTCAGCAATTGGGCGGAAGCCTTGAATACCCATACCCACTGCCAAACCGCCGATAGCGGACTCCGCAAGCGGCGTATCAAATACGCGGTCTTCGCCAAATTCAGCTTGAAGGCCTTCGGTCGCACGGAACACGCCGCCGACTTTACCAACATCCTCGCCAAAAAGTAATACATTGGTATCCCGTTTAAGTTCAACGCGCATTGCGTCACGGATCGCTTCTTTCATGTTCATTTGAGCCATGATCTATAGTTCCTCCTTCGTTAAAGGCTATTATTGGAAATCAGCTTTTTGCTCTTCGAGGTGCTGCGGCGTTGTTTCAAACATCGAGTCGATCAAGCCTTCAACCGTCATTTTCTCAACAGCTTCCGCTTTCTTGATTTGCTCGTTAACTGTAGCTTTCGCTTCTTCCTTCACGCGAGCTGTATCCTCTTCCGACCAGAGACCTTTGCTTTCCAAATATTTGCCGAAACGAATGAGTGGATCTTTAGGAGCCCATTCCGCTTCCTCATCTTTGGTGCGATATTTTGTCGTATCATCTGCCATGGAATGCGCACGATAACGGTAAGTAAGAAGTTCGATCAGCGTAGCGCCTTCGCCATTGCGGCCACGCTCAGCAGCATCTCTAACTGCTTTAATAACAGCAAGTACGTCCATGCCATCAACCTGTACGCCTTTGATACCAGCAGCAAGCGCTTTGTGCGCAACAGAAAGTGCAGCTGTTTGTTTAGCATAAGGAGTTGTAATCGCATAGCCATTGTTTTGTACAACATAAATAACCGGAAGCTTGAACGCGCCTGCGAAGTTCATGCCTTCGTAGAAATCGCCTTCGGAAGAACCGCCATCGCCTGTGTACGTAATTGCAACGCGTTTTTCATTCTTTTTCTTGAAAGCCATGGCAACACCAGTTGCGTGCAAAATTTGCGCGCCAATGATGATTTGCGGCATTAGAACGTGAACATCCTCAGGGATTTGTCCGCCATGCTGATGTCCTCTGGAATACAGGAACGCTTGGTACAGCGGAAGACCATGCCATACGAGCTGCGGAATATCGCGGTAGCCCGGACAGATGAAGTCATCTTTATTCAAAGCGTATTCGCTACCAATCATAGCAGCCTCTTGACCGGATACTGGAGCGTAGAAGCCCAGACGGCCTTGACGACCCAAGTTCACGGCACGATCATCCCATGTACGGGTAAATACCATACGGTACATAATTTCTTTTAATTGGTCGTCCGTAAGCTCCGGCATTTCATCCGGGTTAACAACTTCACCATCAAGCGACAAGACGGACAATGGTGTAACTGGCTCCGTTTGAACTTCATATGGCAGTTTGCTAAGCACTTTGCTCATTGTGAACGCTCACCTCAATCATTAATATTTGAATATTACAGTACTCTGTTATAGAATTATTATAAACCTGTTTAACAAAAATGGTCAAAGCAAAAAGCAAAAAATACGTTGTATTTTCAACGCTTATGCCCTTTTTGTTAAGAAATTGTATATGTAACAGCTGTTAAAAAGTTATGTAACAGCATAATACAATGTTGAAACTATGGAGCCTGTACAGCCTTTCCGTCTGCTGCCGAACCCGCATCACTATGGCATCTATCTATTGTTTACCCACATGCTCCCATTCCATTCAACCAACGGAGGAAGAAATGATGACAGATGAACGTTATTTGAAACGCACCGTCCTCAGGGAAACGGTTGCAAGCAACTATTTGCAAGATGGCCAGCGCTCGCTTCGCGTCTATTTGCCGCCCGGCTACAATGAGCTGCTGAGCTACCCCGTCGTCTACTGCCAGGACGGAGAAGATTTTTTCAACTTCGGCCGTATAGCGACGACGGCGAACCGCATTATTTTGGATGAAGGCGTGGAGCCCTTCATTATTGTTGGCGTCGATGTGAATAAAACATTCCGCACAGCGGAATATGCTCCTGACGGAGACCGCCATGAGGCTTATGTCCGCTTTTTCGGCGAGGAGCTGCTTCCCTATATAGAAGCAAAATATCCGGTCCGTCGTGAGGCCGAGCATCGCGTACTTGCCGGCGATTCGCTTGGCGGCACCATCTCCTTTCATCTTGCGCTAGCCTATCCGGAGCTGTTTAGCCGCGTGCTTTCCTTGTCAGGCGCCTATTTCGAGCGCTCGCTTGAAATTATGGCTGCTCAGAATGATCTTTCCTGGCTGGAGCTCTACATGATTGTCGGCCTGCAGGAAACGGCTTATGAAACAACGGATAAAGGCGTGCATAATTTTGTCGAATTAAACCGTGAAGCCAAAAGGCTGCTTGAAGAAAGACAAGCTCCTTTTTATTATGCGGAAAAAGAAGGCCAACATCAATGGGGCTTTTGGCAGAAAGAGCTACCGGAAGCATTAATGTATTTTATTGAGCGTCAATAAGCGCTGCCGTCTTGCCTCCAAAATGATACAAAGCCTTGATTTCCCCCGCCCAAGGAGGAAGCCAAGGCTTTGTTTGTTTATTTAAAAATATAGGAAAGCATGATTTTTCTATTCTTTCTCTATATTTCTCGGATTGAAACGCGCCGCGCCGCCATGGACGGCGAGAGCCGTTTCACCTTGAGCTATTCACCTGCTGCATTCTCACAAGGCCAGTTTACTTAAGCTTCACATGGTCTAGCAGCCGCTCGCAGCCCGCATCCACCAGTTCAAATACATAATCGAATTGTCCCGTATAATAAGGATCTGGCACATCCGTTACGCCACGCTCGGGCAGCAGGCTCATAAAGGTCAGCACCTCTGCGCTTCCCGCACGCGTTCCAAGAATTTCACGCACATCGCGCTCGTTTTTCGTATCCATGCAGACGATAAAGTCAAAATCCACATCATCCTGCTGCGTGAACTGACGCGCCTTCATACCCGTATAGGATATCCCGTTTAAATCAAGCTCCTTGCGTGTGCCTTCATGCGGAGGATGGCCGATATGCCAATCTCCCGTACCCGCCGAGTCTACAATAATTTGGTCTGACAGTCCCGCTTGCTCCACCTTGCTGCGAAAAACAGCTTCCGCCATCGGGGAACGGCAAATATTGCCGAGACAAACAAACAATACTCTTTTCTTCAATTAGGCCTCTCCTTTCTCCTGA
This genomic window contains:
- the pdhA gene encoding pyruvate dehydrogenase (acetyl-transferring) E1 component subunit alpha is translated as MSKVLSKLPYEVQTEPVTPLSVLSLDGEVVNPDEMPELTDDQLKEIMYRMVFTRTWDDRAVNLGRQGRLGFYAPVSGQEAAMIGSEYALNKDDFICPGYRDIPQLVWHGLPLYQAFLYSRGHQHGGQIPEDVHVLMPQIIIGAQILHATGVAMAFKKKNEKRVAITYTGDGGSSEGDFYEGMNFAGAFKLPVIYVVQNNGYAITTPYAKQTAALSVAHKALAAGIKGVQVDGMDVLAVIKAVRDAAERGRNGEGATLIELLTYRYRAHSMADDTTKYRTKDEEAEWAPKDPLIRFGKYLESKGLWSEEDTARVKEEAKATVNEQIKKAEAVEKMTVEGLIDSMFETTPQHLEEQKADFQ
- a CDS encoding alpha/beta hydrolase-fold protein, yielding MTDERYLKRTVLRETVASNYLQDGQRSLRVYLPPGYNELLSYPVVYCQDGEDFFNFGRIATTANRIILDEGVEPFIIVGVDVNKTFRTAEYAPDGDRHEAYVRFFGEELLPYIEAKYPVRREAEHRVLAGDSLGGTISFHLALAYPELFSRVLSLSGAYFERSLEIMAAQNDLSWLELYMIVGLQETAYETTDKGVHNFVELNREAKRLLEERQAPFYYAEKEGQHQWGFWQKELPEALMYFIERQ
- a CDS encoding low molecular weight protein-tyrosine-phosphatase, producing MKKRVLFVCLGNICRSPMAEAVFRSKVEQAGLSDQIIVDSAGTGDWHIGHPPHEGTRKELDLNGISYTGMKARQFTQQDDVDFDFIVCMDTKNERDVREILGTRAGSAEVLTFMSLLPERGVTDVPDPYYTGQFDYVFELVDAGCERLLDHVKLK